A DNA window from Pseudomonas resinovorans NBRC 106553 contains the following coding sequences:
- a CDS encoding DUF484 family protein, giving the protein MTDDQHQDPPQHLDAETVAAYLRHHPEFFVHHDELIPELSIPHLPGEAVSLVERQVKLLRERNIEMRHRLSQLMDVARENDRLFDKTRRLVLDLLDASSLEEVVGAVEDSLRHEFQVPFVSLILFSENTLPVGRSVSAAEAHQSIGGLLAGGKTICGVLRSHELEFLFGTDERDQVGSAAVVSLTYQGLHGVLAIGSPDPQHYKSSLGTLFLGYIAEVLARVLPRFATPLRSVR; this is encoded by the coding sequence ATGACCGACGACCAGCACCAGGACCCGCCGCAACACCTCGACGCCGAGACGGTGGCCGCCTACCTGCGCCACCATCCGGAGTTCTTCGTCCACCATGACGAACTGATCCCCGAGCTGAGCATCCCGCACTTGCCGGGTGAGGCCGTGTCCCTGGTGGAGCGCCAGGTCAAGCTGCTGCGTGAACGCAACATCGAGATGCGCCATCGGCTGTCGCAGCTGATGGACGTGGCCCGGGAGAACGATCGCCTGTTCGACAAGACCCGGCGCCTGGTGCTCGACCTGCTCGATGCATCCAGCCTGGAAGAAGTGGTGGGCGCGGTGGAAGACAGCCTGCGCCACGAGTTCCAGGTGCCCTTCGTCAGTCTCATCCTGTTCAGCGAGAACACCCTGCCGGTGGGCCGCAGCGTCAGCGCCGCGGAGGCGCACCAGAGCATCGGCGGCCTGCTGGCCGGCGGCAAGACCATCTGCGGTGTACTGCGCAGCCACGAGCTGGAGTTCCTCTTCGGCACCGACGAGCGCGACCAGGTCGGTTCCGCGGCCGTGGTGAGCCTGACCTACCAGGGCCTGCATGGCGTACTGGCCATTGGCAGCCCGGACCCGCAGCACTACAAGAGCTCCCTGGGTACCCTGTTCCTCGGCTACATCGCCGAGGTCCTGGCCCGCGTGCTACCGCGCTTCGCCACCCCGCTGCGTTCAGTGAGATAG
- the xerC gene encoding tyrosine recombinase XerC — protein sequence MQADLDAYLNHLRSERQVSAHTLDGYHRDLLKVRALCEKYAIADWRDLDVRSLRGFVARLHQDGLSSRSLARLLSAVRGLYQYLIREGRCRHDPANGLAAPKGARRLPRALDADRAQQLLDGAVEDDFIARRDQAVLELFYSSGLRLSELVGLDLDGLDLAAGLVRVRGKGNKTRELPVGSKARDALEQWLPLRAMANPAEPAVFISQQGRRLSSRAIQLRVRQAGVRELGQHLHPHMLRHSFASHMLESSQDLRAVQELLGHADISTTQIYTHLDFQHLASVYDQAHPRAKRRGADE from the coding sequence ATGCAAGCCGACCTGGATGCCTACCTGAACCACCTGCGCAGCGAGCGCCAGGTCTCGGCCCACACCCTCGACGGCTACCACCGCGACCTGCTCAAGGTGCGCGCGCTCTGCGAGAAGTACGCCATCGCCGATTGGCGGGACCTCGACGTTCGCAGCCTGCGCGGCTTCGTCGCCCGGCTGCACCAGGACGGCCTGTCCAGCCGCAGCCTGGCGCGCCTGCTCTCGGCTGTGCGCGGCCTCTACCAGTACCTGATCCGCGAAGGCCGCTGCCGCCACGACCCGGCCAACGGACTCGCCGCGCCCAAGGGCGCTCGCCGCCTGCCACGCGCGCTGGATGCCGACCGTGCCCAGCAACTGCTGGATGGCGCGGTGGAAGACGACTTCATCGCCCGCCGCGACCAGGCCGTGCTGGAGCTCTTCTACTCCTCGGGCCTGCGCCTGTCCGAACTGGTAGGCCTGGACCTCGATGGCCTCGACCTCGCCGCCGGCCTGGTGCGGGTGCGCGGCAAGGGCAACAAGACCCGCGAACTCCCGGTGGGCAGCAAGGCACGCGATGCGCTCGAACAGTGGTTGCCGCTGCGCGCCATGGCCAACCCGGCCGAGCCAGCGGTATTTATCAGCCAGCAGGGCCGCCGCCTGTCCTCTCGCGCCATCCAGCTGCGGGTGCGCCAGGCCGGGGTACGTGAACTGGGCCAGCATTTGCATCCGCACATGCTGCGACATTCCTTCGCCAGCCATATGCTGGAGTCATCCCAGGACCTGCGGGCGGTTCAGGAACTGCTCGGCCACGCCGACATCTCCACCACCCAGATCTACACCCACCTGGATTTCCAGCACCTGGCCTCGGTGTACGACCAGGCCCATCCACGGGCCAAGCGACGGGGAGCGGACGAATGA
- a CDS encoding HAD family hydrolase codes for MSIQLITFDLDDTLWDNRPVIEGAESAMRDWLMEHTPALGTLPVEHLWAIRGEILAAEPGLKHRLSELRRRTLRRALEGVGYSVADSIDLAEGAFQAMLQARHRITFFPDTVPTLERLAIRYSLGVITNGNADVRRLGLADYFKFALCAEELGIGKPDPEPFLEALKRGGVSAGEAVHIGDHPADDIEGARRAGLRAIWFNPLGKEWSGERLPDAEIASLRELPEVLARWARWH; via the coding sequence ATGAGCATCCAGCTGATCACTTTCGACCTGGACGACACCCTCTGGGACAACCGCCCGGTAATCGAGGGCGCCGAATCGGCCATGCGCGACTGGCTGATGGAACATACCCCGGCCCTGGGCACCCTGCCGGTGGAGCACCTCTGGGCCATCCGGGGGGAGATTCTCGCCGCCGAGCCAGGCCTCAAGCACCGCCTCAGCGAACTGCGCCGGCGTACCCTGCGCCGCGCCCTGGAAGGCGTCGGCTATTCGGTCGCTGACTCCATCGACCTGGCCGAGGGCGCCTTCCAGGCCATGCTCCAGGCCCGCCATCGCATCACCTTCTTCCCCGATACCGTGCCCACCCTGGAGCGCCTGGCGATCCGCTACAGCCTCGGGGTGATCACCAACGGCAACGCCGACGTGCGTCGCCTGGGCCTGGCCGACTACTTCAAGTTCGCGCTCTGCGCCGAGGAACTGGGCATCGGCAAACCCGACCCGGAGCCCTTCCTCGAAGCGCTCAAGCGCGGAGGCGTCAGCGCCGGCGAAGCCGTGCACATCGGCGACCATCCGGCCGACGACATCGAAGGCGCCCGCCGGGCCGGCCTGCGCGCCATCTGGTTCAACCCCCTGGGCAAGGAATGGAGCGGCGAGAGACTGCCGGACGCCGAGATCGCCAGCCTGCGGGAACTGCCCGAGGTGCTGGCGCGCTGGGCGCGCTGGCACTGA
- the sutA gene encoding transcriptional regulator SutA — protein sequence MSDEELEQDELEAADEDDGEELAAADDGDSDDDGEAPAPSSGKKAKAAVEVEEMPSIEAKQKERDALARAMDEFLARGGKVQEVEPNVVADPPKKPDSKYGSRPI from the coding sequence ATGAGCGACGAAGAACTGGAACAAGACGAGCTGGAAGCGGCCGACGAGGACGACGGCGAAGAGCTGGCTGCAGCCGATGATGGTGATAGCGACGACGATGGCGAGGCCCCTGCCCCTTCCTCCGGGAAGAAGGCCAAGGCTGCGGTCGAAGTCGAAGAGATGCCCAGCATCGAAGCCAAGCAGAAAGAGCGCGATGCCCTGGCCAGAGCCATGGACGAATTCCTGGCGCGCGGCGGCAAAGTGCAGGAGGTCGAACCCAACGTGGTCGCCGACCCGCCGAAGAAGCCGGACAGCAAGTACGGCAGCCGCCCCATCTGA
- a CDS encoding secondary thiamine-phosphate synthase enzyme YjbQ, translated as MWQQTLITLRPRPRGFHLVTEDILAALPELRRCRVGLLHLWLQHTSASLTVNENADPAVRRDFERFFNRLVPQGENGYEHDYEGPDDLPAHFKGSLLGCQLSLPVKDGQLAMGTWQGVYLGEHRDQGGARRVLATLHGEAP; from the coding sequence ATGTGGCAGCAGACCCTGATCACCTTGCGCCCGCGACCACGTGGCTTCCACCTGGTCACCGAGGACATCCTTGCGGCACTGCCGGAACTGCGGCGCTGTCGCGTCGGTCTGTTGCACCTCTGGCTGCAGCACACCTCGGCCTCCCTGACGGTCAACGAGAACGCCGACCCTGCGGTGCGGCGTGACTTCGAGCGATTCTTCAATCGCCTGGTGCCCCAGGGAGAAAACGGCTATGAACATGACTACGAAGGGCCGGACGACTTGCCCGCGCACTTCAAGGGCAGCCTGCTGGGCTGTCAGCTGAGTCTGCCGGTCAAAGACGGGCAGTTGGCGATGGGCACCTGGCAAGGTGTCTACCTGGGTGAGCACCGCGATCAAGGCGGTGCGCGCCGGGTGTTGGCGACCTTGCACGGCGAGGCGCCCTGA
- a CDS encoding ammonium transporter, producing MTLRKTAGLGALLSLVTPGLAMAADEVVLNSGDTAWMLTATALVLFMTIPGLALFYGGMVRSKNILSVMMQCFAITGLISILWVIYGYSIAFDTTGMEKGVVNFSSFVGGFSKAFLSGVGVDSLVAAFPESVFITFQMTFAIITPALIVGAFAERMKFSAMLIFMAVWFTLVYAPIAHMVWSGDGALMWDWGVLDFAGGTVVHINAGVAGLVACLVLGKRKGYPTTPMAPHNLGYTLVGAAMLWVGWFGFNAGSAVAANGTAGMAMLVTQIATAAAALGWMFAEWLTHGKPSALGIASGVVAGLVAITPAAGTVGPMGALIIGLVAGVICYFSATSLKRKLGYDDSLDAFGVHGIGGIVGALLTGIFAAPVLGGFGSVDDIGAQFFIQLKGVVVTVLYTGIVTFVILKVLDVVMGLRVNEEEETVGLDLAQHNERGYNL from the coding sequence ATGACTCTGCGTAAAACCGCAGGGCTAGGAGCCCTTTTGTCCCTCGTCACCCCCGGCCTGGCCATGGCCGCCGACGAGGTCGTACTGAACAGCGGTGACACGGCGTGGATGCTTACCGCCACGGCACTAGTCCTGTTCATGACCATCCCCGGCCTGGCGCTGTTCTACGGCGGCATGGTGCGTTCCAAGAACATCCTGTCGGTCATGATGCAGTGCTTCGCCATCACCGGCCTGATCAGCATCCTCTGGGTGATCTACGGCTACAGCATCGCGTTCGACACCACCGGCATGGAGAAGGGCGTCGTCAACTTCAGCTCCTTCGTGGGTGGTTTCTCCAAGGCCTTCCTCAGTGGCGTCGGCGTCGACAGCCTGGTGGCGGCCTTCCCCGAAAGCGTCTTCATCACCTTCCAGATGACCTTCGCGATCATCACCCCGGCGCTGATCGTGGGTGCATTCGCCGAGCGCATGAAATTCTCCGCCATGCTGATCTTCATGGCCGTCTGGTTCACCCTGGTCTATGCCCCGATCGCCCACATGGTGTGGAGCGGTGACGGCGCCCTGATGTGGGACTGGGGCGTGCTGGACTTCGCCGGTGGCACCGTGGTGCACATCAACGCCGGTGTCGCTGGCCTGGTTGCCTGCCTGGTGCTGGGCAAGCGCAAGGGCTACCCGACCACCCCGATGGCTCCGCACAACCTGGGCTACACCCTGGTCGGCGCCGCCATGCTCTGGGTAGGCTGGTTCGGCTTCAACGCCGGTTCCGCCGTAGCCGCCAACGGCACCGCCGGCATGGCCATGCTGGTCACCCAGATCGCCACCGCCGCCGCCGCCCTGGGCTGGATGTTCGCCGAGTGGCTGACCCACGGTAAGCCGAGTGCCCTGGGCATCGCTTCCGGCGTGGTCGCCGGCCTGGTCGCCATCACCCCGGCCGCCGGTACCGTCGGCCCCATGGGCGCCCTGATCATCGGCCTGGTTGCCGGCGTGATCTGCTACTTCAGCGCCACCAGCCTGAAGCGCAAGCTGGGCTACGACGACTCCCTGGACGCCTTCGGCGTACACGGCATCGGCGGTATCGTCGGCGCCCTGCTGACCGGCATCTTCGCCGCTCCGGTCCTGGGTGGCTTCGGCAGCGTCGACGACATCGGTGCGCAGTTCTTCATCCAGCTCAAGGGCGTGGTCGTGACCGTGCTCTACACCGGTATCGTGACCTTCGTGATCCTCAAGGTCCTGGACGTGGTGATGGGCCTGCGTGTGAACGAAGAGGAAGAGACCGTCGGCCTCGACCTGGCTCAGCACAACGAGCGCGGCTACAACCTCTGA
- the glnK gene encoding P-II family nitrogen regulator — MKLVTAIIKPFKLDDVRESLSEIGVQGITVTEVKGFGRQKGHTELYRGAEYVVDFLPKVKIDVAIADDQLDRVIEAITKAANTGKIGDGKIFVVNLEQAIRIRTGETGTDAI, encoded by the coding sequence ATGAAGCTAGTCACCGCCATCATCAAGCCTTTCAAGCTCGACGACGTGCGCGAGTCGCTGTCGGAGATCGGCGTCCAGGGCATTACCGTCACCGAGGTCAAGGGCTTCGGACGGCAGAAGGGTCACACCGAGTTGTATCGCGGCGCGGAATACGTCGTTGATTTCCTGCCGAAGGTGAAGATCGACGTGGCGATTGCCGACGATCAGCTGGATCGCGTGATCGAGGCCATCACCAAGGCCGCCAACACCGGCAAGATCGGTGACGGCAAGATCTTCGTAGTCAATCTGGAACAGGCCATCCGTATCCGTACCGGCGAAACCGGCACAGACGCGATCTAA
- a CDS encoding accessory factor UbiK family protein, which produces MLPPKALLDTLAATASRLFSSDSPLPRGEIEAQFKVLLQSAFGKLDLVSRDEFDSQMVVLARTRARLEALEAKVAEMEAKLNPPPTE; this is translated from the coding sequence ATGCTGCCGCCCAAAGCCCTGCTCGATACCCTCGCCGCCACCGCCTCGCGCCTGTTCAGCAGTGACAGCCCGCTGCCCCGCGGCGAGATCGAGGCGCAGTTCAAGGTCCTGCTGCAAAGCGCCTTCGGCAAACTCGACCTGGTCAGCCGCGACGAGTTCGACAGCCAGATGGTGGTACTCGCCCGCACCCGTGCCCGCCTGGAAGCGCTGGAGGCCAAGGTCGCGGAAATGGAAGCCAAGCTGAACCCGCCGCCCACGGAGTGA
- a CDS encoding YifB family Mg chelatase-like AAA ATPase: protein MSLAIVHSRAQVGVQAPAVTVEAHLANGLPSLALVGLPETAVKESKDRVRSAIQNSGFDFPPRRITLNLAPADLPKDGGRFDLAIALGVLAASGQLPAGALEDVECLGELALSGALRPVQGVLPAALAARALGRTLVVPRENAEEASLASGLKVMAADHLLELTAHFAGHTPLAPYQAQGLLAERPPYPDLADVQGQAAAKRALLVAAAGSHNLLFCGPPGTGKTLLASRLPGLLPPLEEQEALEVAAIHSVASHAPLRGWPQRPFRQPHHSASGAALVGGGSRPKPGEITLAHQGVLFLDELPEFDRKVLEVLREPLESGEIVIARAHDKVRFPARFQLVAAMNPCPCGYLGDPGGRCRCTPEQIQRYRAKLSGPLLDRIDLHLTVAREATALEPGPSEGPSSAEAAAEVARARHLQLQRQGCANAFLDLKGLRQHCALPDADRNWLEDACERLGLSLRAAHRILKVARTLADLEEAESIARHHLGEALQYRPESLDLAQ, encoded by the coding sequence ATGTCCCTGGCCATCGTCCACAGCCGCGCGCAGGTTGGCGTTCAAGCCCCTGCCGTGACCGTCGAGGCGCATCTCGCCAACGGCCTGCCGTCCCTGGCCCTGGTGGGCCTGCCGGAAACCGCCGTGAAGGAAAGCAAGGACCGCGTGCGCAGCGCTATCCAGAACAGCGGCTTCGACTTTCCGCCCCGCCGCATCACCCTCAACCTGGCGCCGGCCGACCTGCCCAAGGATGGCGGCCGCTTCGACCTGGCCATCGCCCTCGGCGTGCTCGCCGCCAGTGGCCAACTGCCCGCCGGCGCCCTGGAAGACGTGGAATGCCTGGGTGAGCTGGCCCTCTCCGGCGCCCTGCGGCCGGTCCAGGGCGTACTGCCGGCGGCATTGGCCGCCCGCGCGCTCGGGCGCACCCTGGTGGTACCCCGGGAGAACGCCGAGGAAGCCAGCCTGGCCAGCGGCCTCAAGGTAATGGCCGCCGATCACCTGCTGGAGCTGACCGCGCACTTCGCCGGCCACACCCCGCTCGCGCCCTACCAGGCCCAGGGCCTTCTGGCAGAGCGCCCCCCCTACCCCGACCTCGCCGACGTCCAGGGCCAGGCCGCCGCCAAGCGCGCCCTGCTGGTGGCCGCGGCGGGCTCCCACAACCTGCTTTTTTGCGGCCCGCCCGGCACCGGCAAGACCCTGCTCGCCAGCCGCCTGCCCGGCCTGCTTCCCCCCCTGGAAGAACAGGAAGCGCTGGAAGTCGCCGCCATCCACTCGGTGGCCAGCCACGCGCCGCTGCGTGGTTGGCCCCAGCGCCCGTTCCGCCAGCCGCACCACAGCGCTTCCGGCGCGGCCCTGGTGGGCGGTGGCAGCCGCCCCAAGCCGGGGGAAATCACCTTGGCCCACCAGGGCGTGCTGTTTCTCGACGAACTTCCCGAGTTCGACCGCAAGGTGCTGGAAGTCCTGCGCGAGCCCCTGGAGAGCGGCGAGATCGTCATTGCCCGTGCCCATGACAAGGTGCGCTTCCCGGCGCGCTTCCAGCTCGTGGCGGCCATGAACCCCTGCCCCTGTGGATATCTTGGCGACCCCGGTGGCCGCTGCCGTTGCACCCCGGAGCAGATCCAGCGCTACCGCGCCAAGCTGTCCGGGCCGCTGCTCGACCGGATCGACCTGCACCTCACCGTGGCCCGCGAAGCCACCGCCCTGGAGCCTGGTCCCAGCGAGGGCCCGAGCAGTGCCGAGGCCGCCGCCGAGGTGGCGCGGGCACGGCACCTGCAACTGCAGCGCCAGGGTTGCGCCAATGCCTTCCTCGACCTCAAGGGCCTGCGCCAGCACTGCGCCCTGCCAGATGCGGATCGCAACTGGCTGGAAGACGCCTGTGAGCGCCTTGGCCTGTCCCTGCGCGCGGCGCACCGGATCCTCAAGGTGGCACGCACCCTGGCGGACCTGGAAGAGGCCGAAAGCATCGCCCGCCACCACCTGGGCGAAGCCCTGCAGTACCGGCCGGAGAGCCTTGACCTGGCTCAATAA